The stretch of DNA acttTATTATATGATAGTTGTTATTTTAAGAACTTATGTTTGTTTTAACAACTTAAGTTAATCCTTCTGAACAAGTTATATATGAACATTTTTTCCAATAGAAACGGCTTATATCAGCAGTCTTGATTTGCATATACGCTGTTGGAAGACTTCCAGATTTACTTGACATCTATTTTACAATTTATATTACAAGAAGCACAATCATTAATCCCCTTCTCTCTCACCTCTTCCTCTCTTTCACAAAACAACAAAAGGGAAAGGGACAGAGAGCCTGTTCACTGCTTCAATGAACAAATGATTCTTTTCCTTTTGCTCAAGGGAACAGTATCCAGACCTTATTACCAAAACTCAACGAATCAGGCCAGACTCTGAAGAGAATATGGATCacttagtttatttatttattttttcattaaatgcatgaaattgaaaaaaaactGGACAAAATTGAAACCAAATTCAATACACTAAAGATGAAATTGAGACAAACTCTCACCTTTGGATAGCCCAGTAACGCATATAACAAGACCAGCAAAAGGAGCATTTAATCGAATATGTGGGGAGGATGAAACAGAAGACATTGGCTCCAATGGCTGCAGAGCTCTGAACGAAGACATATGTGAGGTCAACTACAACTGAGATGGAGTTTAATGTGACATAAACTGAAAAAGGAAATTGAATGCCACCAACCTGCAACATGCCTATGAAACATAGGATCTCCAAATTTCTGCATCCAGATGAAATCATCATACAGTGAGTGGTATACTGGAtaatctgcagaattcacaaaGAAACAAAGCTTGAGAATACATttcaaaaggaaagaaaaatcaaatggCTGTAGAAGACAGGGAGAACGCACGACATAACCATAGCCCCTAAGAGTGAAATCGCGAGACCAGTAGCACCGCTTCCTTTTAGTTCTGGCACAAAAAGACCCTTCAGAACTTCTTTAGCAACAGGTTTTGCATATCCAAGCTCAACAAAAAAAGCATGCAGTAATTGTAAATACTAGAAATGCAATCAAGAATTCAAGTTTTCTAACCTGTTTCAATAACAACATAGAAACGGGCTCATATTGTTGTTATATAGATAGATAGTACCTAATATAACATGCAATGACGACCATAAAGTTGTTCAGGATACAAATAATTCCCTGTCGTATAATAGCAGAGAAGAATGGAACACAGAAAACTACCCCATATTGTTGCTCACCGTTAGAAGAAAACTGGCAAATATATACACAAGAAAATCTGGTAAGGCATCTCCATCGACTAGATACGTGTCCCAGAGACGTGTGACAAGTGGAAGGGTATCTGGTTACATAAATCAGATATCAGATTAGGCAAAATCGTTAAATCATGCAAAATTTGTgtagtttattaattttagtttttcacCATCAGACTTCGAAGTGCTTGGGACTTGATATTAAATCACTTTAAGATTCATTTATGAAGCTTTTCATAATCAATAAGCACTTATAAAGACAAAATAGTAGTTCTCGGAGTAAACCTCGCGGATTAGAAGGCAGTTGAATCAGTAGAAAGCAAACTGAAGAAATTCTAGTCCCTGAAGCTCCATGTGGTTTGAAACAGGCTCTGGCACGGTTCAAAAGTTTCACTAGGACATATCATATTGTATTACTATTTTAGAGGCATGGTGAAATAATACAGATACAAACCACGTGCGATGATGAGGCATTAAGTTCGTGTAATTATACTTTTCCTAAGTAAGCTATTGCTCTGAACTGATAATCAAAGAAAAGGACACAAGAGGTCACAACCAAACTAACAATAGCAATACAAAAAAGTGTTCCAATCTCTCTCATTACAAGCTAACTTATCCCAAGTCAAGGGTAAGAACTTCCCATCTGCACCAATCAAAGACACCAAAAATTCTTTGGCACACAAAATGCATTGCCATAGCACTTTTTCTTACTTAGTTTAGCCGAAACCTTAAAAATCAATCAAGACCAAAACACCAAATGCTTCAACCTTGTGTACATACACCAAAGTTTCACCAAAAACTCCAAACATTCAAttccaatttttttactttgacATTTCTAGTAATTAATCGCTAACTAGCATACAagtctataaaaaaaatcaactgcTCATGGCTAGTCACATTACTTAAAGGAgttcaaaattgaaattagaatgTATCTACCTGCTCCATTTCGTAAATTAGAATGTTGCCAATCCATTACTAAGTTAATTTTGGCTCTTCTAGACAGCTCAGTTGGATACCtgatgaataaaaatagaagatgttataatttattaagttatttattcTAATCTCTGTCACCCTAATCTGTCCTTTCAATGAACATACAGAAATGAGGGAAATGAACCCAAAATC from Arachis duranensis cultivar V14167 chromosome 4, aradu.V14167.gnm2.J7QH, whole genome shotgun sequence encodes:
- the LOC107483499 gene encoding uncharacterized protein LOC107483499, translated to MIIQYTTHCMMISSGCRNLEILCFIGMLQSSAAIGANVFCFILPTYSIKCSFCWSCYMRYWAIQRVLTSKKDEIEETKQAKQRRNIKHGCYCWNHRIYWSRDD